Proteins from a single region of Sphingopyxis sp. BSN-002:
- a CDS encoding SDR family NAD(P)-dependent oxidoreductase: MTDVHGKTAFITGGASGLGLAAAKALAAKGASVILADIDAAGAESAAAGLRSAGASALGLGLDVTSEDSWAEAGAAAREFGPVRILFSNAGVGGGSGPFEQYDTDVWRWNYAVNAHAHLYACRTFLGEMKASGEPSHLIITSSMVAIVPPPISVAYISSKYATLGIAMALRNELAGTCVDISVLMPGMSATRIVETTRDLRPVEVEVGKAAATSQAMQGVLAGGMSPDKIGTRVVQAIEAGEYWIFTHPEWKAMAELVTQDMLSSFGPSADPAYKGDDIDGLIAANGGRMFGAKA, translated from the coding sequence ATGACCGATGTTCATGGCAAGACCGCCTTCATCACCGGCGGCGCGAGCGGGCTCGGCCTCGCCGCGGCAAAAGCGCTGGCGGCGAAGGGCGCATCGGTCATCCTTGCCGATATCGATGCGGCGGGCGCCGAAAGTGCAGCCGCGGGATTGCGTAGCGCGGGCGCCAGCGCGCTCGGGCTCGGACTCGACGTCACCAGCGAGGACAGCTGGGCCGAAGCCGGCGCAGCTGCTCGCGAGTTCGGCCCGGTGCGCATCCTGTTCAGCAACGCCGGGGTCGGCGGCGGGTCGGGACCGTTCGAGCAATATGACACCGACGTCTGGCGCTGGAATTATGCCGTCAACGCGCACGCGCATCTCTATGCCTGCCGCACCTTTCTCGGCGAGATGAAAGCGAGCGGCGAGCCGTCGCATCTGATCATCACCAGTTCGATGGTGGCGATCGTGCCGCCGCCGATCTCGGTCGCCTATATCAGTTCCAAATATGCGACGCTCGGCATCGCAATGGCGCTGCGCAACGAGCTCGCCGGAACCTGCGTCGATATCTCGGTGCTGATGCCCGGCATGTCGGCAACGCGCATCGTCGAGACGACCCGCGACTTGCGTCCCGTGGAGGTCGAGGTCGGCAAGGCCGCCGCGACGAGCCAGGCGATGCAGGGCGTCCTCGCGGGCGGCATGTCGCCCGACAAGATCGGCACGCGCGTCGTGCAGGCGATCGAGGCGGGCGAGTACTGGATCTTCACCCACCCCGAATGGAAGGCGATGGCCGAACTGGTGACGCAGGATATGCTGTCGTCCTTCGGCCCCTCGGCCGACCCCGCCTACAAGGGCGACGATATCGACGGGCTGATCGCGGCCAACGGCGGCCGCATGTTCGGCGCCAAGGCTTAA
- a CDS encoding SDR family oxidoreductase translates to MDIKGKTAIVTGAAGGIGRATAVMLAARGAAEIRLVDVKQNELAETARLVEAEGARATTHALDLSDVPAAEAWFLAHGDVDILHNNAGVVSGLPQFPDVDAARLRWIIDVNITSLVAATQIAVQRMKVRGGGVIINTVSTVALGTGFYDAMYATTKAAVMMFTRCCAPLKEECNVRVAGMLPGLVDTPILDTTGAGGKSEWMKTVLANNEACVPEDIAGGVAMLIEDDSLAGGDWVAVRRSNGQVEYQWGHADTV, encoded by the coding sequence ATGGATATCAAGGGCAAGACCGCGATCGTGACGGGGGCGGCCGGCGGCATCGGCCGCGCGACTGCAGTGATGCTGGCGGCGCGTGGCGCGGCGGAAATCAGGCTGGTTGATGTGAAGCAGAATGAGCTCGCCGAAACGGCGCGGCTCGTCGAGGCCGAAGGGGCGCGGGCGACGACGCATGCGCTCGACCTGTCCGACGTCCCCGCAGCCGAGGCGTGGTTTCTGGCGCATGGCGACGTCGACATCCTGCACAATAATGCCGGGGTCGTGTCGGGCCTGCCGCAATTCCCCGACGTCGATGCGGCGCGTCTCCGCTGGATCATCGACGTCAACATCACCTCACTCGTCGCGGCGACGCAGATCGCGGTGCAACGGATGAAGGTGCGCGGGGGCGGGGTGATTATCAACACCGTCTCCACCGTCGCGCTTGGTACCGGTTTTTACGACGCGATGTATGCGACGACGAAGGCGGCAGTTATGATGTTCACGCGCTGCTGCGCACCGCTGAAAGAGGAATGCAATGTCCGCGTCGCGGGGATGCTCCCGGGGCTCGTCGACACGCCGATCCTCGACACGACGGGCGCGGGCGGCAAGTCGGAGTGGATGAAGACCGTGCTCGCGAACAACGAGGCGTGCGTGCCGGAAGATATCGCGGGCGGCGTGGCCATGCTGATCGAGGACGACAGCCTTGCCGGCGGCGACTGGGTCGCGGTGCGGCGGTCGAACGGGCAGGTCGAATATCAGTGGGGCCACGCCGACACGGTTTAG
- a CDS encoding MFS transporter, which produces MTEATALNPGAAAPDAGLALRRNVALAMLFVVGTINFVDRQLLSVLVEPIRADMQFSDTQFGLLTGLAFALFYAAMGVPVAMIADRWNRVRLIGIACVVWSGFTAACGMVGNFWQLALMRFGVGAGEAGGTAPSLSVIADYYPPAQRPLAIGLFTCNGPFGVFVGATFGAWAAANIGWRNAFVVIGIVGILIAPILIWLVREPARGAMDTHKPADEALPFSQSLAMFWRRPSLRMVMIGSGLAAFTSYGMLNWIPAFLMRTQKMPLEAMATYFGPAAGITFGIGILGGGWLVSHRAKVSARAYGTIPALATLILIPTFIAALLVDSWQLSLALMLVPMAACTAYVAPALALVQNLTPPRSRATAAAVLMLMFNIVGLGLGPLFAGIVSDTLKPDFGDESLRWALMALMPFAAAAGLAQFRMRRTLEKDFAE; this is translated from the coding sequence ATGACCGAGGCCACCGCCCTCAATCCCGGCGCTGCTGCGCCTGACGCGGGTCTCGCGTTGCGCCGCAATGTCGCGCTCGCAATGCTGTTCGTGGTCGGGACGATCAACTTCGTCGACCGCCAGCTCCTGTCGGTCCTCGTCGAGCCGATCCGCGCCGATATGCAATTCAGCGACACCCAGTTCGGCCTGCTGACCGGGCTCGCCTTTGCGCTTTTCTATGCCGCGATGGGCGTTCCGGTCGCGATGATCGCCGATCGATGGAACCGCGTGAGGCTGATCGGCATCGCCTGCGTCGTGTGGAGCGGCTTCACTGCAGCGTGCGGCATGGTCGGCAATTTCTGGCAACTCGCGCTGATGCGTTTCGGCGTCGGCGCGGGTGAGGCCGGCGGCACAGCGCCCTCGCTGTCGGTGATCGCCGACTATTATCCGCCCGCGCAGCGCCCGCTCGCGATCGGCCTCTTCACCTGTAACGGCCCCTTCGGCGTGTTCGTCGGTGCGACCTTCGGCGCGTGGGCCGCCGCAAACATCGGCTGGCGCAACGCCTTCGTCGTGATCGGAATCGTCGGTATCCTGATCGCGCCGATCCTGATCTGGCTTGTGCGCGAACCCGCACGCGGCGCGATGGACACGCACAAGCCCGCCGACGAGGCCCTGCCCTTCAGCCAGAGCCTCGCAATGTTCTGGCGCCGGCCGTCGCTGCGCATGGTGATGATCGGCAGCGGCCTTGCCGCCTTCACCAGCTATGGCATGCTCAATTGGATCCCTGCCTTTCTGATGCGTACGCAAAAAATGCCGCTCGAAGCGATGGCGACCTATTTCGGGCCGGCGGCGGGCATCACCTTCGGCATCGGCATCCTCGGCGGCGGCTGGCTCGTCAGCCACCGCGCCAAGGTCTCTGCGCGCGCCTATGGTACCATCCCTGCGCTTGCGACGCTGATACTGATCCCGACCTTCATCGCCGCGCTGCTCGTCGACAGCTGGCAGCTCTCGCTTGCGCTGATGCTGGTCCCGATGGCCGCCTGTACCGCCTATGTCGCCCCGGCGCTCGCGCTGGTGCAGAACCTGACCCCTCCGCGCAGCCGCGCGACCGCAGCCGCGGTGCTGATGCTGATGTTCAACATCGTCGGTCTGGGGCTCGGCCCGCTGTTCGCCGGGATCGTCAGCGACACCTTGAAACCCGACTTCGGCGACGAGAGCCTGCGCTGGGCGCTGATGGCGCTGATGCCCTTCGCCGCGGCGGCCGGCCTCGCGCAGTTCCGCATGCGGCGCACGCTCGAAAAGGACTTCGCCGAATGA
- a CDS encoding glutathione S-transferase N-terminal domain-containing protein gives MIDVYFTPTPNGHKVSIMLEEIGLPHRLLAMNMLEGDHLTPEYRRINPNGRLPAIVDHDPVGGGAPLPVFESGAILLYLAEKSGRMLPADPRRRSQAQQWLMWQMASFGPMQGQAHHFIRYAPEGQAYPVERYRNETLRLLHVLNGRLGEADYLAEEYSIADIATWPWTRAIRAIGLTLDDYPAVADWFARIGERPAVIAGTDVKNAANLSSARPVLTEEQWSNLFGKNMLEAPTR, from the coding sequence ATGATCGACGTCTATTTCACGCCCACGCCCAACGGCCACAAGGTCTCGATCATGCTCGAGGAGATCGGCCTGCCCCACCGGCTGCTGGCGATGAACATGCTGGAGGGCGATCATCTGACACCCGAATACCGGCGCATCAATCCGAACGGGCGCCTTCCGGCGATCGTCGACCACGACCCCGTCGGCGGCGGCGCGCCGCTGCCGGTGTTCGAAAGCGGGGCGATCCTGCTCTATCTCGCGGAAAAGAGCGGCCGCATGCTTCCGGCCGACCCGCGCCGCCGCAGTCAGGCGCAGCAATGGCTGATGTGGCAGATGGCGAGCTTCGGGCCGATGCAGGGCCAGGCGCATCATTTCATCCGTTACGCCCCCGAGGGGCAGGCCTATCCGGTCGAACGCTATCGCAACGAGACGCTGCGCCTGCTCCATGTCCTCAACGGACGTCTGGGCGAAGCCGACTATCTGGCCGAAGAATATTCGATCGCGGATATCGCCACCTGGCCCTGGACGCGCGCGATCCGCGCGATCGGGCTGACCCTCGACGATTATCCCGCTGTCGCCGACTGGTTCGCGCGGATCGGCGAACGCCCCGCGGTCATCGCGGGCACCGACGTCAAAAATGCCGCAAACCTGTCGAGCGCACGGCCGGTGCTGACCGAAGAACAATGGTCGAATTTGTTCGGCAAGAATATGCTCGAGGCGCCGACACGCTAA
- a CDS encoding nuclear transport factor 2 family protein, whose product MAEQDDIRAMAQRFFDAIEQGDIETMQGSFTPDAEIWHNTDELIVTPAQTAQTLTGMVARIKDREYADRRLTTFPGGFVQQHVLKGRRVHDDGEVRLPCAIVCKVENGRITRLDEYFDSAHVAEFRKFANA is encoded by the coding sequence ATGGCAGAGCAGGACGACATTCGCGCGATGGCGCAGCGCTTCTTCGACGCGATCGAACAGGGCGACATCGAGACGATGCAGGGCAGCTTCACCCCCGACGCCGAGATCTGGCACAATACCGACGAGCTGATCGTCACCCCCGCGCAGACTGCGCAGACGCTGACCGGCATGGTCGCGCGGATCAAGGACCGCGAATATGCCGATCGCCGGCTGACGACCTTTCCTGGCGGATTCGTTCAGCAGCATGTCCTGAAGGGCCGCCGCGTCCACGACGACGGCGAAGTCCGCCTGCCCTGCGCGATCGTGTGCAAGGTCGAGAATGGCCGGATCACGCGGCTCGACGAATATTTCGACAGCGCGCATGTTGCCGAATTCCGCAAATTTGCGAACGCCTGA